DNA sequence from the Halichoerus grypus chromosome 8, mHalGry1.hap1.1, whole genome shotgun sequence genome:
TCATGAGAAAAGAGAAGTCTTCTCTATATACTGGTTGAGAGGCAGATCAGAGAATAAATATCAGTCCTATCATTTATTGCTCTAATTTGTTGCTTTCCCTCTCTTGGTTTGGATTTCCTTCATTGccaaaaaagctgaaaataccAACTTTTATGGTTTTTGTAAATATCAAATAACATTATGAATTTAAAGAGGTTATTATGGTGTCTTACACATGGTAGTCACtgtttttgctttgattttgaCTGTTATCATAACATCCATAAATAGTTCATCAAACATTGCTCCAGACTGGGAGATATTtcttgattatatatattatcctgattatatttccttgttttaaaaaaggtttatttgtttgagagagagagagagagagagtgtgcgaggggcagaaggagagggagaatctcaagcagactccccgccaagtgtggaacccagctgaaaccaagagttggacgctcaacagactgagccacccaggcgccccatgattatatttcattatattatgtattatttaaattctttaagcCCATATATGAAGTtatctaaataaattatatccATATCTTAAAGTATGGCataggttttgatttctttttttttttaagattttatttatttttatttatttatttgaggggcacctgggtggctcagttggttaagcatcagccttcagctcaggtcatgatcccagtgtcctgagatcgagccccacatcatgatccctgctcagcggggagctgcttctccctctgcagctcccccatgcttgtgttcccgctctcgctatctctcttaaaatctttaaaaaaaaaaagaaactccccTTTCCAactgcttattaaaaaaatttatgtatttcttcttcaAGTCCTAGgtgtgcctgggcagctcagtcaattatgcatctgtctttggctcaggtcatgatcccggggtcctgatcgagtcccgcatcaggctccctgctcagtgtggagtctgcttctccccctccctctccccttccccctgctcgtgctttctctctctctctctctcaaataaataaataaataaatttgaaggtagacgcttaatgactgagccacccaggtgcccctgatcacAGCTCTTCTGATTCCAAATGCTCTGTTTTTTTTGCCATTCCATGAACCATGAAAAGTGAACATGGCATGCGCAAAGATCTACAAATACAAATCTCataagtttttttgtttctatatcgcATTAGCCCAACCATGTTTAGATTCTGCAGGGAAAATCCCTCTTCTGGCTTGTCCTTACTTTATTATATGCTCTCATAGCTCAAGCTCTATGATCACTTCCACTTCCTGAGCTGTGCTACAACAGCTGGATACCTTTAGAGTTTCtacattatcttttctcttgagGAGGAAAAGGTGAATATGATTtgataaaatgcaaaagaatgaggcTAAACGTAAGAGAACATTAATGAGACTGATAGCATTGCATATAGAGGCAGTCAAAGGGATAAGGAAAACAAAGATCATCATAAATTGCCTGAGGTTTGGGGAACTCCATGAGCAGGAGTAATAAACTGTGAGGGAAAAATCAATGAgctcatttccatttcttctttcttctcttatgtTATTCCAGGGCATTCCTGGTCTGCCTCTTACAACCTTTGTAATTCAGCAGATTTTGCTTAATCTTCTCTTATCAAATCCTAGGGAATTTTAAGGAGACTAGGGAGTTAGAAGTAGTGCTTTGTAGCAATGAGTTACTGCCTATTTTCTGCAACTACAGTTTAAGGGGTTATATTAGATGTGTTTTGGCTTTGTGAAGTAAggcaatgttttttctttatgatatGAAACTCATGCATTCAGCGACTCCCCACAAAGTTGATTTTCTCTTTACTCCCTTTTGCAGGTAAAATTAGTGTCACCTCTTCTTGCAGAAGCAATGGATGGAGCCAATGAATCTGTGGTATCTGAATTTGTATTCCTGGGACTCTCCAATTCATGGGAGGTCCAgcttattcttttcctcttttcctctgtgttctaCATGGCAAGCCTAATGGGAAACCTCCTCATTGTGTTCTCTGTGAGCATTGACCCTACCTTGCACTCTCCTATGTACTTCCTGCTGGCCAACCTCTCCTTTCTTGATGTGGGGGTTTGCTCTATTGCAGCCCCCAAAATGATTTATGACCTTTTCAGAGAATGCAAATCCATCTCTTTTGGAGGTTGTATATCTCAGATCTTCTTTATTCATGCTATTGGGGGCACTGAGATGGTGCTGCTCATCGCCATGGCCTTTGACAGATACGTTGCCATTTGTAAGCCTCTCCACTACCTGACCGTCATGAGCCCACGAATGTGCATTTTTATTCTGGTGGCAGCCTGGGTCCTTGGCCTCATTCACTCAGTGGCCCAATTGGCTTTTGTTGTAGACTTGCCCTTCTGTGGTCCTAATGTATTGGACAGCTTTTATTGTGATCTTCCTCAACTCATTAAACTTGCTTGCACAGAGACCAACAGACTGGAGTTCATGGTCACAGCCAATAGTGGACTCATCTCTGTGGGTTCCTTCTTTATACTGATTATTTCTTACATCATCATTCTGGCCACAGTTTGGAAACACTCTTCAGGTGGGGTATCAAAGGCCCTCTCTACTTTGTCAGCTCATGTCACTGTGGTGGTTTTATTCTTTGGACCATTAATCTTCTTCTACACCTGGCCCTTCCCCTCATCACACTTGGATAAATTTCTTGCTATCTTTGATGCAGTTCTTACCCCTTTTCTGAATCCGGTCATCTACACATTCAGGAATAAGGAGATGAAGGCAGCAATGAAGAAACTCTGTCATCAGCTTGTGAGTTACAGGAGGATGTACTAAATACTATAGagatcaaaaaaatttttagctCTACACtcaataacaacagaaaaaataaagtgattgaaATTTTAGATCTCTATTAATTTTACATACTAGGTTACATTTAGGTATTTACCATGTCACCGTGTATGTCTAGTACCCTAACTAATGATAAAGGGAGCTAACATTGGGACTTCTGTGTTTCAGACCCTGTGCtggatgttttatataaattattttgtttaatatttatgaaaactcTGTGTAGTGAGTATTAAGAAATGCTTCTTGTTCATCCCTCTTTAATTACTATGGAAAATATGTCAAACCAAAGTTATCACCTTAATCCACCACTTCCAATTGTCTTATCCCTCAAAAGGTGCCAAACAGAGAATGTGTTCAACAATTAGGTGCTGGAAATTAGCATGTTATTCCTTTTCACTGTTATACTTTCTCTGCTTTGAATTGGTTAACCTCCTTCACTCAAACTATCTATCAAATTGCCATAATGCCAAttggtttgacttttttttcttctaaggtatctgtttgtttcctattacCCCATTCCTTTGGTCACCTAGAGAACTGTTGATTATATAGGGGAACTGTGGAATTTTAGAACTGGAATTTGAGATCATTTGTTCcaacctatttattttatagatgataacagtcaggcacagagatgttaagtgatAGATTCAAGGTGAGAATCAGATCTCCACACTTCCCTcccaactttattgaggaataattgtcaaatataatttattcatttaaagtgtacaatatgatAACTTGATATACACATGCACTGTGAAGTTATTATcaagatcaagataattaacacatctaACACCTCACATAGTGAACTCTTTTcacttttgatttaaaaaaaatctaggctCACTTATTAATTTGGATTCTTGAGCTTTCATTAATAGACTATTCCTCTGGCCTGCTATTTCTGACCTTGGTGATAGCAGAAGTAGCACAACTGAGGTCATGACTCTCTTCATTGGTATTGGTTTTGTCTGATTATTTGTTGTTTCCAAGTTCTTTATTGCAGGCTAACAAGAAATTTCTGGTTATTTTACAACTGCATGATTACTTCATCACTCATCCATGGTCTCACTCATGGCTTTCATTTATATCACTTACTAAAAATCCACAATTAAACAGTATTCCCCCCTGTATATTGTTTTCTACTCTAATGAACACTCTAAAGGGTGTTCACCATAACTTTTCTTATTGTTACCAAGGATTGGCAGTTATCTTAAGTAAGCTTCAAGAATCTCATGTGTGAATATTACTGCATTCCTTTATCTGTCTCTGTTAGTGGGTCATGATTTCTAAGACTGAACAGCTAAGGCACTTTAGAACTTTTGGGACCCAAAGATAATATAGGCCAGAGACAAATCTTTCTGATCTTTAAACAAACTAAACTATTGATTTAGAAACCAATAACtatgataaaattatattaatgcttacttattttattttatttttaattttttaaaaagattttatttatttgacagagagacacagcgagagagggaacacaagcagggggagtgggagaggaagaagcaggcttcccgctgaacagggagcctgatatggggctcgatcccaggaccctgggatcatgacctgagccgaaggcagacgcttaacaactgagccacccaggcacccccaatgcttacttattttaaagattctttaaaaatgccaCATATATACTCATATTCTTGTTAGTTAGCAAATTTTGGTAGATCTTTGTGATGaatctatcttttttaaaaagattttatggggtgcctgggtggctcagtcgttaagtgtctgcctttggcttgggtcatgatcccggggtcctgggatcaggccctgcgtcaggctccctgcttgggggaaagcccacttctccctctcccagtccccctgcttgtgtaccctctcgtgctgtctctctctctgtcaaataaataaataaaatcattaaaaacaaagattttatttatttatttgagagagagaaagagagtgagcatgagcagtggggaggagcagagagagagagggagaagccgactcccctctgagcagggagcacgacaggtggctctatcccaggaccctgagatcatgacctgagctgaaggcagatgcttaatcaaatgagccacccaggtgcccctgaatctATCTTAAACCACGAACAGGTCTCagacttcttttattttcagtttacctattttttaataattttattttaattccagttagttaacatagagtgttatattagtttcagactTCATTCAGGAATTTACTTTGTTCTTCTACCTTCACTTTTCTTCTGATGCTACTTTGGacttctttatttgtaaaatatatatttattaggaTAATTACAGGTTAAGACCTTAGCTTAACCAAGTAAgagatatttctttttgtcaAAATTAGCCTTGGGCTTATGATTGTTGTATGTATGAAattgtttcttttccctcttgATAAGTTTTGTTtatacttctctttctcctcgTGACCTCATAGAATGCTCCTTTGGATATCAGCCTTACAAATATTATGTGATTCTTTGACTTTCTATTTGATATATGGAAACTTAGATGTGCAATCACTCCAAATAAAATTCAGTACAGGACTTATCATCACCTTGCTTGCTCTTAACTGTGCCATTTACAAGCCTGGTTGAAACTTCATACCTCCTCTCTCATCCAAAATGTTCTTACTGGCTTTTTAAAGCCCATTCATCATTTTGTCCTACtttcaccacctccaccatcaccaacatttattgagcatttatgtGGCGGGTACTCTCTTAAGTTGTTAACATACACTAATTTACTTAATACAGCAATCAGGTAGGTAAtattatcattcttattttatagatgatttaactgaggcacagaaaggtatACTAACTAGCCCAGGGACAAAGAGGTGGTAAGTGGTAAAGCTTGGTTGCAAAACCACACAGCTTCTTCTCCAGTATCCCTGCTCTTAATCACCACACTTCCAAGTTGGTGGGTGTCTCTTACCTGTCCTTCTAAAATCTgaacatattttttctctctctacttaataacacaaaataaatataaaacatgcatcaattcaataaaatatgtttttgtgtCTTGTCTTTTAAATCTATCATTAAAAATATCCATCTATTTACTGTTCAAAGGGGCTGAGACTCAGAGgtgatttatataataaaataactttataacTCCCTTATATTCAAACAAAATTATACATGAGTGGAGGGCACTGCACCATCTACTCCTCCGAGATAGTCTATGGCAGAGTCATGTTATTtgaggagaaaactgaagcctgAGTGGACACCTCCTGGGGTTCCTTCCTTCTCACAGAGCCAGACACTTTGCAGTTGTCCAGGCAGAGGATGAGCCAATTTTAATAAGACTGTTCTACTGAAAGCTGAAAATAACTTAACAAATGATAAACTATTTACTGATTCTATACCATTAGGCTCCTCCAAAGTACTTGAAcaagaacttaaagaaaaaaaaaagaacactaaactTCAAGTACAGCTCTTTCTGGCATACAAAAAGCTTCCTCTTAGTTAACTAGTATGAGGTTGTTTTGAGATGGTTTCTGCATCACACTAGTAGGTATCAAAATAAAAGATGTCTATATTTTAACAGTTAGTGGacagggatttatttttattcattttcctaacTTTATTAAGGTAtgatgacaaataaaaattgtacacattaaattgTACAATGTGATGGTTTGATCTATGTACCCATTGTGAAGTGATTACCTCCtaatcagttaattaacatatccatcaccttacatagttaAACCCCTCCTTTTTATGTGAGGACACCTacaatctactctcttagcaaatttcaaatatacaatacattaactgtagtcatcatggTGTACATTAGGTCTAAGGAACTTATTCATTTAGTAACTGAAAGCTTGTACTCTTTGACTAATATATCCCTTTCAGCACACCTCCCAGTCCCTAGTAACAACCATTCTATTCTCTGGCACTCTGTTGCTTATTTTCTTAGATTCtgtatataagtgagatcatgaagtatttgtctttctgtgtctagtttatttcacttagtataatgtcctccaggttcatctatgttatcacaaatggcaggatttacttctttttaaaggctgaataatattcctctgtgtgtgtgtgtgtgtgtgtgtgtgtgtgtgtttagtgtgtgtgtatttaaccACTCATGTGTCAATgaacttaggttgtttccatatcttgtctattgtgAATAGTGTTGAAACggacatgggagtacagatatctttttgagatagtgattcttatttcatttggatatatatccaggaGTGGGatttgctagatcatatggtagttctattttcaactttttgaggggtctccatactattttcctagtgattaatactgtattatattcctatcaacagtgtaCAAAGGCTCCCTttctttccacatctttgccaacacttgttatatatattttgtaaagattttatttatttatttgtcagagagagagagaaagagcacaagcagggggagtggcaggcagagtgagaggcaggctccctgctgagcaaggagcctgatgtgggactcgaacccaggaccctgggatcatgacctgagccaaaggcagcagcttaaccaactgagacacccaggtgtcccaacacttgttatcttttgactttttggTAATAGTCGTTCTAGTAGGTGTGAGGTAATAACttgttgtagttttaatttgcatttcctggatggttagtgattttgagcatcttttcatataacTGTTGGCTATTTTaatgtctttggagaaatctctattaaggccctttgcccattttaatcagattatttggccatgcagttgtatgagttttttgcATACTGTGGATATTAACCCCCTATTGGatgtataatttgtatttttttttttcattctgtaggttacctttttttttttttttaaagattttatttatttatttgacagagagatagacagaagagcacaagcagagggagtggcagagggagagggagaagcaggctctgcactgagcagggaacccgatgcgggactcgatcccaggacctgagatcatgacctgagctgaaggcagatgcttaaccatctgagccacccaggcgcccagtaggttacctttttatTGTAttgattgtttcccttgctgtgcagagtTTCTGAGTTTGATTCAGTCCtacttttttacttttgcttttgttgctgtgcttttggtgtcaaatccaaaaaatcatcgcccagaccaatgtcaaggagttcttccctatgtttttttctaggagtttaaaaatttcaggtcttatgtttaaagtccttaatccactttgagttgattttgtaaATGGTGTAAgctaagggtccaatttcattctcttgcacatggatatccagttttcccaacaccatttattgtaGAGACTATCTCTAGGTGAAGGGGAAGAGATTCATTAATTTCATAAACCTAGGCCTTGAATATCTTTTGGTTGGTAAAAAGACAATGTTTggtttaagtaaaatatttatctaGGCACCCAACATTTTATGTCTACACACACTCGTCAATAAACAGGCACACAATCAAGTTAACAAAGTAAAAATGAGACCATCAAAACACCAGGTGCAGGACCTCACCTGGTACAAATGTGTCATATTTACCAAGACATTCCAAGTCTCATTTCTCTGACCTGCTTCTGAAGCAGAAATTAAATCTTTTCCTGGGTTCTGCTCCCTAAGTGTTCTCTCCAGAGTACTTGGTGGGAAGATTCTCCTACGAGCACAGACTCTGTGTTCTGTTGGCCATGCCATAGCATTCTTCTGCTTCAGGGACAGAGGTCACTCTGGCACATAGCTCTCTGCTTGGGTCATTGCCCACCTTTCCCAAACAGCTGGTTGCCAGTTGCCCACACTGTAGTCTGAACCTCGGGAGGCCTGCCCTGGATTGTTGGCCTTGGCTTGCTTTATGTTGCTCCTCACAGCCTCTTCTGTGAAGGGACTCCCACAAAAGGGATCTGGGCTCTAGTATCACAGGTCTTTTCTTTGTATCACAGCCCATTCATTTCCAGAGAGCACAGGGACAGCAGGGATCTGGGGGAACAGGGGTGGGGAAAAGGTGGAGAGGCTGTGTGGGATGGTGGTCATGCATATGCTCGCTCTGTGCCTGGGATTACTGCCTGCTCTAACACCAGGACTTGCTTGCTTAGTCTTCCCTACTTTGCCAGATATCTTTTGCTTTCATAATGACTTTCACTCAAATGCATTCGATTGCCCTCCTTTGGACAACTCAAACTCATCACCCATTTCTTATACCTTGATGGTGAGAAATTTCTATCCCACAGGAGCTCTAGGCTCCTTTCAAATCAAGTAAAATGGCTGTGTCTCTGCCTCACTGTTCTTGAATATTCTTTGACAGGAGGCTGGTCTGTCCTGCACACAGGAGACTCCAGAAGGTCATGTGGCTTAACCTAGTCTCATATATAGTATCAGGATGTAAActcattaagaaattaaaattaattattacaaACTGGTTAAATAGAAGACAAATACTGGAACAGGAGAGAGTTGCTGAGTTAACTGCTTTGAGTTAGTAAAATTTGGAGCAACAGCACCATAGAACTCTATAGGACATATATCAGTTCCTTATATTAAGGCTAACTGAGACTTAGCCAATCAACACAACTCACAATGAGTAGATATGGAGCCTCTAGTTAATTGAAAAACATGGTTACAATATTTTACACCTTCTCTTGTCAAGAGGTAGAGTCTATTTCCCAACCTGAAATCTGGCCTGGTTTCCTGCcttgctttgaccaatggaaTGTGGCAAAGATGATACTGCATGAATTCCAGAACTGAGGCATCATTTGCTTTGCACCTTCTGCCTTTCTTGTCCTGCAGAGTTCCTACTACCCTGTAAAGAAATTGGGCAAGACTACTGAATAATAAAATACCCCTTGGAGAGGAAGGCCCAGTGAAGCCAGCATTAAGGCCCTGGACATGTGAATGAGGCCATCTTAAACCCTCCAATCCCAAACTGCCAGATAACTGATGCCCATGAGAAAACCCAGGTGAGATCAGCATGAGACCTGCCCAGCTGAGCTCAGCCCTAACTGCAGAGTCAGGAGCAAGTAAAATGTCCTTGCTTTAAGCTACTTTGTCATACAGCAATAGGTAACTGATACAGAGTGCTCTATATAATGATAGTTTATCAATGGCCACATCACTGACCCTCTGCATACTTTTGATATAAAGATATACAATATAACTGGAGgagattttctgttttgttgatgtttctttttaagaAGCTGACCTATGAGAGATTAAACTGTTAGTGATTTGCCTCATCCCAGCCCCACTACCCTTTGGGTTCATCCCC
Encoded proteins:
- the LOC144378726 gene encoding olfactory receptor 4F3/4F16/4F29-like, producing MDGANESVVSEFVFLGLSNSWEVQLILFLFSSVFYMASLMGNLLIVFSVSIDPTLHSPMYFLLANLSFLDVGVCSIAAPKMIYDLFRECKSISFGGCISQIFFIHAIGGTEMVLLIAMAFDRYVAICKPLHYLTVMSPRMCIFILVAAWVLGLIHSVAQLAFVVDLPFCGPNVLDSFYCDLPQLIKLACTETNRLEFMVTANSGLISVGSFFILIISYIIILATVWKHSSGGVSKALSTLSAHVTVVVLFFGPLIFFYTWPFPSSHLDKFLAIFDAVLTPFLNPVIYTFRNKEMKAAMKKLCHQLVSYRRMY